A region of Cryptococcus decagattii chromosome 3, complete sequence DNA encodes the following proteins:
- a CDS encoding heat shock protein 60, mitochondrial, whose amino-acid sequence MNPLRSRAALPRPARLIQNAAVQKRTFASKDVVFGNDARQGMLKGVDILAKAVSATLGPKGRTVIIGQSFGGPKITKDGVSVAKAITLKDPVENLGARLVQDVASKTNDTAGDGTTTATVLARAIYSEGVKNVAAGCNPMDLRRGAQKAVDKVLEVLVANKKVITTSEEIAQVATISANGDTHVGAIIAQAMEQVGKEGVITVKEGRTIDDEIEITEGMRFDRGFISPYLITDTKNQRVELEKPFILLSEKKISALQDILPSLEIAAQTRRPLLIIAEDIDGEALAAIILNKLRGQLSVAAVKAPGFGDNRKSILGDIAILTGGTVFTDELDVKLEKATPDMFGTTGSVTITKEDTIILNGEGDKNLIQSRCEQIRALINDSTTSDYDRTKLQERLAKLGGGVAVIKVGGSSEVEVGEKKDRYDDALNATRAAVEEGIVPGGGTALLKASTALEDIAVDNFDQKLGISMIRQAIRRPVRTIVENAGEEGSVVVGRLLSDEYAAPEKFNWGYDAQTSQYRDMIAAGILDPLKVVRTALVDASGVASLLTTSEACVVDAEEKTPPAGMGMGGMGGMGGMPGMM is encoded by the exons ATGAATCCTCTCCGATCTCGCGCTGCTCTTCCCCGCCCCGCAAGGCTCATCCAGAATGCTGCTGTCCAGAAGAGGACCTTCGCCTCCAAGGACGTCGTCTTCGGCAACGACGCCAGGCAGGGCATGCTCAAGGGTGTAGACATCCTCGCAAAGGCCGTCTCTGCCACCCTTGGTCCCAAGGGCAGGACCGTCATCATCG GCCAGAGCTTCGGCGGACCCAAGATCACCAAGGACGGTGTCTCCGTCGCCAAGGCTATCACTCTCAAAGACCCCGTTGAGAACCTCGGTGCTCG TCTCGTTCAGGACGTTGCTTCCAAGACCAACGACACCGCCGGTGACGGTaccaccaccgccaccgTCCTCGCCCGAGCTATCTACTCGGAGGGTGTGAAGAACGTCGCTGCCGGCTGCAACCCCATGGACCTCCGTCGAGGTGCCCAGAAGGCTGTCGACAAGGTTCTCGAGGTCCTTGTTGCCAACAAGAAGGTTATCACCACCTCTGAGGAGATTGCCCAG GTCGCCACCATCTCCGCCAACGGTGACACTCACGTCGGTGCCATTATTGCTCAGGCTATGGAGCAGGTCGGCAAGGAGGGTGTCATCACCGTCAAGGAGGGCCGAACCATTGACGACGAGATTGAGATTACCGAGGGTATGCGATTCGACCGAGGCTTCATTTCCCCTTACCTCATCACCGACACCAAGAACCAGCGTGTTGAGCTCGAGAAgcccttcatcctcctctccgagaagaagatctcTGCCCTTCAGGAcatccttccttccctcgAAATTGCCGCCCAGACCCGTCGACCTTTGTTGATCATTGCCGAGGACATTGACGGCGAGGCTCTTGCTGCTATCATTCTCAACAAGCTTCGAGGTCAGCTCTCCGTCGCTGCCGTTAAGGCCCCCGGATTCGGCGACAACCGAAAGTCTATCCTCGGTGACATTGCTATCCTCACCGGCGGTACCGTCTTCACTGACGAACTCGACGTCAAGCTTGAGAAGGCCACCCCCGACATGTTCGGTACCACTGGCTCCGTTACTATCACCAAGGAGGACACCATTATCCTCAACGGTGAGGGTGACAAGAACCTCATTCAGTCCCGATGCGAGCAGATCCGAGCTTTGATCAACGACTCTACTACTTCTGACTACGACAGGACCAAGCTCCAGGAGCGATTGGCCAAGCTCGGTGGCGGTGTTGCCGTTATCAAGGTTGGTGGCTCTAGCGAGGTTGAGGTcggggagaagaaggacaggTACGACGATGCTCTCAACGCTACCCGTGCCGCTGTTGAGGAGGGTATCGTCCCCGGCGGTGGTACCGCGCTTCTC AAAGCCTCCACCGCTCTTGAGGACATTGCCGTCGACAACTTTGACCAGAAGCTCGGTATCTCCATGATCCGACAGGCTATCCGACGACCCGTCCGAACCATCGTCGAGAACGCTGGTGAGGAGGGTTCCGTCGTCGTTGGTCGACTTCTGTCCGATGAATACGCTGCCCCAGAAAAGTTCAACTGGGGTTACGACGCCCAGACTTCTCAGTACCGAGACATGATCGCTGCCGGTATCCTCGACCCCTTGAAGGTCGTCAGGACCGCTCTTGTCGACGCCTCTGGTGTTGCTAGCTTGTTGACGACCAGCGAGGCCTGTGTTGTTGATGCCGAGGAGAAGACTCCTCCTGCTGGTATGGGCATGGGTGGCATGGGCGGCATGGGCGGCATGCCCGGTATGATGTAA